The genomic stretch tggtgtcgCAGCGTTACTACGACGGAGGGTCCCgtatggcggtggccttctcggtgtgATGTCGTCTACTTCTTTTCAGTTCCTGTCGACGCAGGATCACGCCTGGAGGTTTCAGCGACTACATGAGTGAGGATGTTGGTAGGTGCCACGGTAAGGCTTCGGTTCTGCTGCCGTTGTCGGGCGGAGTAAAATCCGCTTGAGAAGTGGTGAGTTCTGCgtgtgttgatgtcccaatcctaCCGGTCGATGTGTTGTTTAGTTGAGGTTAGTGCGATAGCGTGGTGTGACATGTGTTGATGATCTAATCCAACCTGCCGGTGTTTGTGCCTTTGTTGTTTTCGCTCAGTCTGAACTTCATCTCttattaatataatcggcagcgcCCCTAATGGTTcgtttcggaaaaaaaaaagactggcCAGCGCATAGAGCGTCTCCAATTCGCTGgtgttgctgttgttgttgcttgtTCGGCCACCTGCCAGGCCCGGCCATGCTTGCTGCTAACTCAACTAGTATCTCTCCAGCCAGGTCAACTCCGCTTCCTTTGGATTTGGACCTAAAATTTGGAGCATCCACAAGGCACTCACCCGCAATGACGCAATTACTCGCCAAAATGTCttgaagacaaaaaaaaaagaagcagatATGCAAGCAATTATGCAGGAGCTCCGGCTCGATTATGGATGGCTGCGCTGGATTTTTCCGAGTGGTTGTTCAGACTGATTAGTCGCTTGGGAGTGCAGAATGTTTTCAATGGAACTGGTGTTTTGTTAGTGCATCAGGTGGCCGCGGTGGTTGGTGATGGAAGGCCACCTGTGGAGTTCGAGGAACGGGATGCAGTCACACCGGAGATGTTCTTCTCAGCTTGTCTGCCGTCAAATCTGCAGTTTTGGCGGGTACGGGGGGTTGAGGACTTGAGGTCCCCTGCCTCCTGCCTCACAAATGGTTGCACTGTGACTCGTTTCAAATTTGTGGGCGATAGATGGGCGGCGAGGCGAGTTTGTTTCTTTGATAGCGGCAGCTTGTGGTCAAAATAGCATCGACACGAAAGTCGAAGGATTGGGCAAGGTGAATGTGAATATTCTACTGGCTCCTGCAACTTTCGGTTACAGGTAGCCGTAGACTCCAGTGTACTAGCCTGCAACTGAAAATAACCGCTGTATTGGCTGCATGCAGGAACAACAGCAGGTAAGAACAGCAGAAGTGTGCTAGTTCCAAGAttcgatttttcttttgttcgaTTTCTCATTTCTCTCCCCAGTTCATGTTCTATCGGCACGAGAAATTTACATCAGACGACGGCTATAAGAATCTGTACATTTTTTTGATCGCTCTCTCTCCACTCTCCCTACGGAAAACACGCACGCGAAGAAGGGAAGCAAAAACTAGTGATGTCACACGAGAAACCGGCACGAAAGAAACCAGCAGCAGCCTCAGGAACCGGGCTGCGGCGGCTTCACCGGCCGCGACGCGCTGCTCTCGCCAGCGGCGAGGCCCATCTCGATGTCCCCGTCCGCGTCTTcgtgttggtggtggtggtgaagaTGCGGCTGCTGAGGGGGCGGCGACGCGCCGCCACACCCAATCAGCCTCCGCAGCccgcacggccgcgccgcctcatcgacggcagcggcggcgacgtgtTCTTGCGGTGGGGGAGGCGTCGCCATGGCCGTTGACTGCTGCTGCGAGCGACCGGTGCTGACCTCGTCCTGGGAGCCGAAGAAGAGCACGTTGGTGGGGAAGTTGGGGGACTCCGGGTCGGCCTCCGGCGTGGGCACGGCGGGCAGCACGGGGTGCAGgggcggctcgtcgacggcggGGCACCGGCAGAGCGGGCAGGTGGAGTGGGAGCGGAGCCACATGTCGACGCAGTCGACGTGGAACCCGTGGCCGCAGCGCGGCAGCACCCGCGCCGTGTCCCCGGCCTTGAGCTCCGTGATGCAGACGGCGCAGTCGTCGAGCGCCTCGCCTTTGACCACCTCCCGGCGCGGCAGCTTGGCCATGGACTTGTCGTCCAGCCCGCCCTCGTAGCACCACgcatcggcgccgccgtcggccactcccgctcctccgccgccgccgaacatgAAGCGCAGCCACGCCGCGACGCCGCGccccgcgggaggcggcggccccccgccgccgcggtagCGCTTGGCGCAGAGGAAGATGTAGAAGCAGAGCACGAAGGTGAGGAacaccgccgccacggccgccagcatcgtcgtcgccgccgcgaccGTCGTGGCCGTCACCGCCATcgacgatcgatcgatcgaccgaCCAATCAACCTCACGGCCTGCCCTGccttccttccccttcctctgccTTGGCTTCAAAGAACCTTGAATTATGCTCCTCCCTTACGCGAGCAGGATCCTCTGCTGCTGGTGTACCCGTCTCCCCTGCTGCTGCAGCCGCGGGCTCCTCGGCGTCCCTGCCGCGAGGCTCTTTGATGGCATAAATGTTAAAGCGCTCGGAGCGTTGGGGATTTCGAATGATTAGCGCGCTACTTATACGAGGGCGGCGCGGGATTGGGGAGGAGGATAAGACCCGGGCGAGAGAGGAAGGCTGGTCTGGCTTCGGTTTGGAGGGGAAGGTGAGCGAACCGTGGAGGCTGCGGCGCGGGCTATGGCCCTGGAGGGAAAGCGAGGACGGCGACGGTTTTGAAAGCGTTGACGCGGTGCAAGTGGAGCTGTGGAATGGAACCAGGCCTCCGCCTCTCCGGTTGGACCTCCCTCCCACGGCCGTCGCCGTCTAATCCCccggcgatggcgccgccgaTGTTCTGTTCCGATTCGCGCCGCTGCACGGTTGCACCGGATGCAACGGCCCGGTGAGCCGCGACACCGACCGCAGCCACTGACACCCCGGGCCAGCTACAGAATCGGCATCCGCGGCGTGTCCCCTCCTCTGCGCCACTACGTGTCCTCTTCGCCATGTTTCGTAGTACCATCAAGTCAGTGAAACTGTAATACTAACAGCCAGTAGATGCTTCTCAGGTATCTGATTAGTGTGAGAACGCTACGATTGTCAGAATATCAGTGAACGAGGTGACAGTGACACGATCCAACCCCGCTCTGCAAATTGGAATCGCCTCCATGGTTTGTGCAGGACACGGTGCCAGAATGTGAGGAAACGCTCGCAgtcgcatcgcatcgcatccGACTCCAGGAAACGAGGGCCGTATGCCGTGAGCGTGTCGCGGAGCCTCGGGCCCCAGCTCGCTGATGGAATGAGCATGAGCATGAGCCGCGGGCAAAGGCAACGAGGGCCGTCCGGGCCGGTGGACCACCGCGGCTGGCTGCCGTGGTTGGGGAGGTTCGGTATAGCGGTTTGTGCTGGCCTGCATCCTGTCCCTTTCCCTTCCGGTTATGCGATGCGATTTGGGAGGAAGCAACTGCCCGACCCCAACTTGTGGACGGCGCGCGGCTATCGTATTCCGTAGGCTGGAGTGTTGGCGAATTCTAAGTAAGCGGCCTTATCTAACTTGGGTTCAAAGTCTGGGGAGGGATTGACCAAACGTTTCCAAGTTAGCCCAACGCAGTCTCATCTAACTCAACCTAGTCGTACCAAGAGGAAAGACTTGGCGCAGGCTGATTGCTTGGTCGTCAGAGCACgattggaaaattgaactcGTTACTCGTATACGTGGAATAGGCGCAAGTTTTACGTACGTGGAATTGCAACGTGGGGATTCAGTTTTTAACTGTAGTCTTCTTCATCGAGTGTTGACAACAGTACTGACTGGATGACCTGCACGAGGATGGACGGCAACCTCCGACGTGTCCTCTCCACAGGCTTCGTCCAAGCGGAATCGAACGCACGTACGTACTGGCAGCTGTACCGTACGGAGCTACGGATGTCCTTGCTGTGCTCCCCAACGGCCAATCCAGATAACCCAAGCCAACTCCTGGTTGTCTCGTTGATATCTCGAGCCGGAGACGCTTTCAACGAACAGTCCGGTCCAAGCCTGACCAAGTGCTTTGAACTTGTTCTGGTCTCTGGCCAAACAACAATGCCCCCTTCGCCGAATCATCGGGTGACTCGGCGGGCGCACGGGGCCGaagccggccgccgccctggGGTGAGAGTGAGATGGCGGCCCGCGCCCACCCGCGACTCCGCGAGGCGCGCGACCCTTATCCCGCGCCCGGGGTCACGGCAGCGACGGGGGCGGGGCATGGTGGCCCAGCCATGGGATGGGTCCGGCGCCGGCCGCACGGGAGCGGACAGCGACGGGAGCCGGTCCCATCCCGTGCGCGGCCGCTGACCGCTGCGCCACGCCCATGACTCGGTTGTTTCTGCCAGTTTGGAGGGAGGCGCGGGCGCTGAATCACTTGGCCAATAGGATGGGAACCGCGACGAGCCAGGTCGGCAGAAACGGGGCGAATTAAAGCGCGTCACGCGTCGCGCGGGCGCGCCGCCATCATCATGCCGAGTTGCCGACCGGAGGCCGCTCGCTGGCCGGGGCCGGGCACCTCCGGCCGGGAGGATTGCTCTGCCTCTGTTCCATCGAtggcgcgccggccggccggccggccctttTTGACCGGCCGCCGTGCTGACGGCCGCAAAGCGAGCTTTTCGTAAACAAACAGGGGCGATGCACGGTGCGCCGGTCGTGGTAGGGTCCTGTTCTGTTTTAGCTTACTTGGACCAACGTGGCTTGGAGTCTGGATTAATGGATAGCGTTGGATCGTGCCTATGATGCCACCTAGGAGTAAAttgccaaccgggacatcaatCCGTCGCTTCTATCTGGTTGACGAGTGTCTTCGCGTCTACATTGTGCGCGAGCTGCAGATCATACGTCTCTGCGAATGCAGGCCTGTTCCTGCCGCTCCTTATGGAGTGGGGAATTTGCTTCTCCCACGAGTTCTTCCGTTCCGGCGGGACCTTGTCCTTCTTCGTCGTCGTTTTCCAGGAATCAGGTCGTGCAACGTGCAGCCCGGTCCAGAATCTCGCGGTACGGAGACGAGAAACAGAACTCCATCCGTAGTGGCAGCAGCAATCCCAGTCCGGCAAGGGTTCGGCAATCAGGGCCCTTTTGGTTTTCAGTGCGTGGTGCGCCCGACATCCATCCCCGGGACCAGAGACCCCGGTCGGCGGTGCTGTGTCCGGTCGGCTACAAAGATTTTTCTGTAAAACGCCGTTGACGACACGTCGGCAGTAGCACTAGTACTCGCTTTTGCCCCAGTTGACGACCACgatgaggtgaggtgaggtgactGTCCCTCCTCGGACCACTTGCTTTCCCCTGAAGGAGCCATGAAATCTGGGACGGACGGATGAGGGAGTCACCGTCCCGGTCGATGGACGAATCAGTTCGATTGGATTAGTGGGCTGCGCCAAGGACGAGATGATTTGCCACGAGCGGCGAACCGGGCCACGATCACAGCAGAAATCGTGTAGCACCTGTGTCCTCGTTTGCGCGCAGGGTGCAGTATGATCGATCTCACCAGGACCCTTTTCTCCTTGTCTCCCATCCTTGCAACTCAATCTCTGCACTGCTTAAGCACGTCTGGACTCTGGATGACTGGATGGCTTCAGGCTGGTGGACGAGCTTTTTATTTGGTGCGAGCGAACGGACGGAGCGACGTGTTAACGGATGGTGGGTCTGGTTCAGAACTGAACCGCGCAGATACGCATCAAATCGGGAGCCTTTTTTAGCGGTTGAAGCACCGAACTGTTGTGTCTTTGGCTCTGCGTCTTGCTTCAGCTTCAAGAATGCTTAAAGCCCCCGAAACGTTCCTGCAATCTTGTTTGTCGGCCGTTTTGACCATGCATGGATCAACATAAACCGCCAAAATATATTCTCACGACGTTTTAACCTTCACGGCCCGGCCTGGTGACAGTTCGGCCTTCCTTTTCCTGGATTAGGAGGCCCAGGGAGGTAGAGAGTTGGGCCTACGTAGAATTGGGCCATGTGCTTTCTCCGGTTTTGTTTGATGGTCGATCTGTTCGACATGTTTGAGGAAACATTTGCACTTTAcaggaaggaaaaaggaaaaaaaaactagtactTTCAGACGCTAGACTAATTTGATCCTCTGAAGCTGACATCGAATTCGGTTGCTATATGGTGATTGTGATTGTAACTGTAACTGTGGACACTGTCCTCTGAAGCAATTGTTCGTTCTTACTTAATGCAGAACTGCTTGCACAAGTCAACACCGATGAGGTGAAAACACTGCACTGAACTTTCATTGCTGTACATGCTAACTGTAGATTGGGATGATAAAGAAGACAAattaggtcctgtttgtttgTGAGTTTGGGATTATAATCCAAGTTGGATTATGGGTCATGGGTACTATGATAAAATATCACTTTGGGACCAGATGTAATCTAAAATAAGCTACCCAAGactagcttatttcagattatttgtgaTCCCTAGTGATCCAATGGTGATCTTTTATCTTCATACCCTTAAACTATAATCCAGTTTATATAATCTAGGAGGAAACGAACATGCCTTTAGTTTACCTCCGAAAGGTATGTTGCTCAACGCCCTCGGTAGTCACTGAAAGATAATTAGaggatgtttggatccatggactaatttttaattcagatcacatcggatgtttgataccaattagaagaaaggactaaatgtgaactaattataaaactaattgcataaacgagggctaattcgcgagatgaatctattaaacctaattagttcatgattagctcatgttaggcttaatagatttgtctcgcgaattagtcctcgtttatgcaattaattttattattagactatatttaatacttctaattgtGCAACCGTGGGTACCAAACATCCCTCACCCCTCGGACTGTCCACGGGATGAATAGTCAACGCAGGAGCACGTACTCCTGATCAGACGTCTGCTGAGCACGCATCATCAGTTGTCAGACAGAATTCAGAGCACAGCCCCCGTGATCTGAACCCTGGATCCCTGAACCTCATCTGCCTTGACATGGATGCATGGAATGCTGACATGGCATGCAGATTTCAGAGCCGTGGGCCTCCACTCCACCTGTTAGGTCCCCTTGACCGTGACTTTGGAGCTACTCTAGTCTCTAGGGTTGGCTAACCAGATTACCTGTTCTTCCTGTTAGGTTCAGAGGACCGCCAGAATCAGGCTGCTCTCCCTTTCTGTCCTCCATGCTATTGTCGTCAGAACTAATAACTGGTCCCATCATCTCAAATTCTCAACGTAACTAGAACTACAACTAATGCAGGAGTATCAAGTTAAGTCCACTTATTGGGTTCAGGAAGAGTCTCTGAAACGCGCCAACATGTGGGACACCGCCCTTGCCGTTGGCCCGTTTATCTACCACAAGAACGCCACGTTGTTAGCTCCCAAACATGTCATCCTGAAGAGTCCTGAGCCTTTTTCTTGCTTAGACTTGGAAGTTAGGCCCCCGCGATTCCTGAATAAACAGTCGCGACGAAATCGTGCAGGCGACCGTCAACAACCGTTCTTCCCATCCATCCGATTAAACAAGGCGATCTCGCTGACGAGCGACGAAAGCTAAACATGCCTACCCAGTTCCGGATCACGACAGATACAACAAATGTTTCATCAGCTCTGCTCTTGGAATCAGTTGCTTTCGATCTGCAGagtggcatttgatgtgttgGTAGTCTCGCCCTTTGCACGAGGCAACCCCTCGATCAATTGACATGTTGCGTGTTGAAACGGAATGGCACAGGTGGACGAATGCAAGAAGATGGAAGGAAGCTCGTCTCTGGGAGTCTGGTCGGAAACAGCTCGCGAAAACGACAAGTTTTGTGGGTGCAAACGCAGCGTCATGGAATCGTCGGATTGGGCGAGTTTGGCCACCTGTTTCGACGCACAAACCGGGGTCTACCTACAATCACTCTCTTCTAATtacttatatatatatgtatacatgtAAATATGATAAGGAGAGGATGAGAGCTATAGTCGTCGTAGTAGTACAAGGTATGGCCGTCGATTCATCACCATGGTAGGGTGCAATGATGCTGAGAATAAAATGGCTCACTTTTGAACAAAGGGTGCAGAACCAACACGCTCTTCCCTAGCTCCCCACCTTTTAGCTCGAGTGTGATCAGATCCAAGGGATCCAATCCAATGGTTCGATGGCTGTTCGGAACGAAACAATTTCATATAATTTTTACAGAAACTTCACTGAAAAGATAGTTTAAATTTCATAGACTTTGGGAGAGATTCTCGTGTTTTAAACTACTCAATATCGAATGAGCAGTACAGTAACTGCCTAGTCCTGCCTCGTCGTCACGTCACTGCAATCGTGACTCGTGAGATACCATAAACGAGATCGATGGGGCCTTTTCTACTGTAGCCACACTGATGGTGGTCAAAAGAGGAGCTCGAGAGCCATACCGCCACACGCGCACATTGCATCATTGCCAATCAGCAAAAGCGACCTGCAGATGGACGGCAATGCTTCGTCATGGGAGCCACGATGCGCGACAGCTGAAAAACAAAAGCGAAGCGATTATCCTCCACTAGCTTCCTCAACGTGTCATTGCACACTCATTTTCTTTTGCTAAAGAAGGATCAACATTAAATGTTCCTCCAAAAGGAATAATACATGTTAGTGTtctgctccctccgtcctgaAATATAAGGCTCACTTGAGCTTTATATTTGAGCAGATAATTAGTTCCGCTAGCACATTTCGCGTGAAAAGAACGCCCTGGGGAGGGGATAAGGAAAGCCACGTGAGACCGGCAGAGATTTTTCATGAGATAAAAGGATGGATACGACCGTCACGGGAGAAAAATAACGAGTAATTAAATTAGATTCCTTTAATACTTGTCCAAAACTGCTACGATGCCTTATATTTAGAtacaaaatttaattttttggTGCCTTatattttaggatggagggaatatTTTCTAAGTACATGCATCAACCAGAACTGACATTCACCGTATGCAACTTGAAATGAGGGAATTATTGGCTTTAAATGAACTTATCATAAATGAGAGTTTTTTCCTACACAAATAGATGATTTGTTTGACTAAGTACATTCTTTTTTTGCTTTCGCTTTCTTGCCGTAAAGGTTGGTTTGTTTTCCTACATATAATTAACATTGTGTGAGAAGCAAAACTTTAATAATCATCATGTATTTCCATACCGTTGCTCTTTATAAAACCTATTTTTCAATGTAATGCTTTTCTTTCCCTCTTCACTTCAAAAGCTGGAACCACTTTCACTAAAAAAACTGGAACCACAAATTTCAATTATCTAGAAGACTATGGCTCTAATTAAACTGCTCTAACAACCTCAATACCATCATCAGCCGTCAAAATCTTGCCTTTAATCCAATACACGAAACAACACAAGCGGTCAATGAGATATTTAACCCTTCTGCGATTCTGAAGTGCCCTTATTTAATACCCTTTTCCCACTTCCTTCATTCTAGCTTGCTGACACCAGAGAGAGAAAAGCGGCACTACTAGCATACAAAAAGAGTGGAACAAGAAAGgagaccctttttttttttatttcttttgccaTATAACAAGCTGGTCTGTTTCTTGGAGCCTGCAGAGAAATGGTGCAGCGGTGAAGGGAGGCACGAAGGGGGAGGGTtaggaggagaaagaggagaggagCTGCAGAAGCCGCAGCCCGCTGCAGACATGGTTGGGGCGGCCATTGGAGTGGTGGTGCTGTTCTTGGCTGCAGCGCCATTTGGGGCTAATGCCAACACCGACTCAAACGATGGTGAGTTCGTTCAGCTCCATTTAGTGGGTTTTCGCTCCAAGCATATCTCGCTTCCGCACACCAAGAAACGATGCATTTCTTCGTGGTTTAGTTTGGTTTGCGCAGCCATAAAGGGATGCGAGAGGTGTGTTCTTGTCTGTCCCCCCTCGTTCTGGTCAGTTCATTGCGATTGCAGAAGTATGAGTTCTGAAGTTTCGGTTTGGTATATATGGCTGGTTTCTGAAGTTTCGATTCAGATACAGTTTTGTCCAGAACTCTATTGGAATTTTTCTTGTTGTATCAGTTAAGTTGACCAAGGAGATGCTATTCTATCAGTTTGCTGCAAGCGAACATCTTAGTTTCTTTTATTAAAAGAAGATATTGAAGACCAGTAAAGTATGAACCAAACATAATGGTACCTGAAACATTAATCCTCCAATGTTACTGACTGGTCCCCAAATCTTGTTCTTGCCTGTGCAGTAAACGCCCTCAATGTCTTCTACACAACCATGAATTCGCCACCCCAGCTGACGAACTGGGTGTCCCAAAATGGGGATCCCTGCGGACAGTCTTGGCTTGGGGTCACCTGCTCGGGTTCCAGAGTGACAACAATGTGAGCAAAGCTGAAACCTTCAGAAGGGCTGTGTTTCTGCATCGCAGCAGCTTATCCTTCTTATCTGATTTTTCTTTCTCCTGAATACTCGGCAGAAAGCTACCTGGAATGCGGCTTAACGGGACCTTGGGATACAACATGAATCAAATGACTGCACTAATTCAGCTGTTAGTGAgatccttcatgctctcgaaTATCCGTGTACTGATGTCTACACTGACATCTGATTATGTGGGTATTGATCTAACTCAATTTTCTGCAGTGATATGAGCAACAACAATCTTGGAGGCAGTGACATCCCTTACAATCTTCCTCCAAATATGGAGATCTTGTGAGTCATGCCTCGCCTAGCTCATCCTTCTGATTTATGTAAAAAATCATTTGTCTTATGACCTTGATATGCAGAAATCTTGCCAGCAATAACTTCACTGGGACTGTACCTTACTCCATCTCTCAGATGGTTGCACTTAAGAATCTGTACGTTGCCTTCTGAGTTTTGTACATGCTGTTTTGCTCCAGCCCTTTGATGCGATTTGACCAAATTATATTTCTTTCTCTATTTTGATTAGAAATCTTGGTCACAATCAGCTCTCAAACATCAATGATATGTTTAATCAGCTCACAAACTTAACAGCAATGTGAGTGATTTCCCTTCCTCTCTGACTGCATATGCTTGTTTGTTACCATTGTTCCACAAAACTAGTGGTGAACCTGAACAGATTTTCAATTTCCCAGGGATTTGTCATACAACAACTTTTCCGGTAATATTCCACAAAGCTTCAACTCATTGAAAAGTTTGAAAGCACTGTGAGTATTCATTTTCCATATATTCTGTTTAACTTCATTTCATCAGTGAGAAAAGATCACATGATTTCTTACAAATCCATTTCTTCTCTTGTCAGTTATCTTCAGAACAACAAATTTAGTGGCACAGTAGATGTCCTCGCCGATCTTCCTCTTACTGACTTGTAAGTAGAAATGTTTACCACCTACTCTTCTTACAAGTTGAATTTCTTAATGCAACATTTACCAATCCTTGCAGAAATATTGAAAACAACCAATTCACCGGTTGGGTACCTGATAAACTAAAGGGAATCAATAATCTCCAGTAAGTATTGCAACTGTCGCGGTGATTGCAATTGTTGGCATATGGGATGGATTTGATAATTTAGTCCTCCTATTACAGGACAAGTGGAAACTCGTTTAATGATGGtcctgctccgccaccgccaccatcaccaccatcaTCATATACACCTCCACCTTCTTGGAGACCTCCTGTTCCAAGTACTGATGGTAACAATATCCCAGCTGAAGATGGTGGCAAAG from Setaria italica strain Yugu1 chromosome II, Setaria_italica_v2.0, whole genome shotgun sequence encodes the following:
- the LOC101769425 gene encoding E3 ubiquitin-protein ligase EL5, with the translated sequence MAKLPRREVVKGEALDDCAVCITELKAGDTARVLPRCGHGFHVDCVDMWLRSHSTCPLCRCPAVDEPPLHPVLPAVPTPEADPESPNFPTNVLFFGSQDEVSTGRSQQQSTAMATPPPPQEHVAAAAVDEAARPCGLRRLIGCGGASPPPQQPHLHHHHQHEDADGDIEMGLAAGESSASRPVKPPQPGS